The region AGGCCGTCGCCGGCCGACTTGGCACTCAGGCTGATGGTGACGTGGCCATCTTCGCTGGTTTCCATGGCGATGGCTTCGCCAGTCAGATCCGCCTTGTTGCGGATCAAGGTCACTTTGGCCGGGTCAGGTCGCTGCTCAAGGAATTCCGGCCACAAGGCAAAAGGATCCACGGCCTCCGGCGCCGTGGCATCCACCACCAGCAGCACCCGATCCGCTTCGCCGATGGCCTTGAGTGCGCGTTCCACGCCGATCTTTTCCACCTGGTCATCGGTATCGCGTAAGCCGGCGGTATCAACCACGTGCAGCGGCATGCCATCGATGTGGATATGTTCACGCAATATATCCCGGGTGGTGCCGGCGATTTCGGTAACGATGGCGGCTTCACGACCTGCCAGGGCATTCAGCAGGCTGGACTTGCCCGCATTCGGACGACCGGCAATCACTACCGTCATGCCGTCACGCAGTAATGCGCCCTGTCCGGCTTCACGCAGCACTGTGGATAACTCATCACGAACTTTATCGAGCATTGCCAGGACATGGCCATCGGCGAGGAAGTCGATTTCTTCCTCCGGGAAATCAATGGCTGCTTCAACGTAGATGCGCAAGCTGATCAGTTGCTCGGTCAGGTTGTGCACACGCATGGAAAAAGCCCCCTGCAGCGAGCGCAGCGCATTGCGCGCCGCTTGTGCAGAGCTGGCCTCGATAAGGTCAGCAATCGCTTCGGCCTGGGCCAGGTCAAGCTTATCGTTGAGAAATGCCCGCTCGCTGAACTCTCCCGGACGAGCCAGGCGGCAACCTAACTGCAGGCAGCGCTGTAGCAACATATCCAATACAACCGGGCCGCCGTGGCCTTGTAATTCCAGTACATCCTCACCCGTGAAGGAATTTGGCCCAGGAAAATACAGGGCCAGGCCTTCATCCAGTACCGTGTCATCGGCATCCAGAAATGGGCCGTAGTGAGCGTATCGGGGTTTCAACTCGCGGCCGCTGATGGCCTGGGCTGCCACGCTGGCGAGGGGCCCGGAAATTCGAACGATACCCACACCGCCACGACCTTGAGCGGTAGCGACAGCGGCGATGGTTTCACGAGGAGCGCTCATCAGCAGGTTCCAGAACAAAAGTGACGGAAAGCAAAACGCCCCACTAGGGGGCGTCTTGAGTGGTTATCCACACAGTAAATTATGCCGCAGCTTTGGTAGCCGCTTCAATTTTACGTGTGATGTACCACTGTTGAGAGATCGACAGGCAGTTGTTGACCACCCAGTACAGCACCAGACCTGCTGGGAACCACAGGAAGAAGAAGGTGAAGATGATTGGCATCATTTTCATTACCTTGGCTTGCATCGGGTCCGGCGGAGTCGGGTTCAAGCGCTGCTGGATAAACATGGTTGCGCCCATGATGATCGGCAGGATAAAGAACGGGTCTTTGATCGACAGGTCAGTTATCCACAGCATGAACGGAGCCTGGCGCATTTCCACGCTTTCCAGGAGTACCCAGTACAGCGACAGGAACACCGGCATCTGCACCAGAATCGGCAAGCATCCACCCAGCGGGTTGATCTTCTCTTTCTTGTACAGCTCCATCATGGCCTGCGACATTTTCTGCCGATCATCGCCATGTTGCTCTTTCAGAGCGGCCAGTTTCGGAGCCACGGCACGCATACGCGCCATCGACTTGTAGCTGGCTGCAGACAGAGGGAAGAAGATCCCTTTGATCAGCATGGTCAGCAAGATGATCGAGAAGCCCCAGTTACCGACGATGCTGTGGATATGTTGCAGCAACCAGAAGATTGGCTGGGCAATGAACCACAGAATGCCGTAGTCCACAGTCAATTCCAGACCTGGGGACAACTCTTTCAGCACGGCCTGACTTTTCGGGCCGGCATACAGAGTGGCGCTGGTTTCGGCCTTGGCACCTGGAGCGACGGTCAACGCCGGGCCAGTAAAACCAATGATGTAGTTGCCTTGGCTGTCTTTGCGGGTTTGAACCAGGTTGGCTTCACCCTTGTTCGGAATCCATGCGGTCACGAAGTAGTGCTGCAACCAGGCGACCCATCCACCTTGGACTGTTTCTTTCAGCGCGCCCTTGTCGATGTCTTTCATCGACACTTTTTTGTACGGCTCGCTACTTGTCCACAGGGCGGCGCCCAGGTAAGTCGCGGTGCCGGTGGCGGTGCTGGAAGAAGGATCGGCACTGTTGTCACGCTTGAGCTGGGCAAACAGGTTGCCCGTCCACGGTTTGGCGCTTTCGTTGTCGATCAGGTAAGTGACCTTCAAATCGTACAAACCACGGGTGAAACTGAAACGCTTGATGTAGTTGACGCCGTCCTGACTGAATTTCAGGTCGACATTCAGCTGGTTCTGGCCATCAGCCAGTTGATAAGTCTTCTGTTCGGTCGAATAAACCGGACGACCGGTAGCACGAGCATCCGGACCGTCAGTGCCGGTCAGGCCACTTTGTGCCAGATAAGTACGTTCACCACCGTTATCGAACAGTTGGAACGGAACATCTGGATGGTCTTGGCGACGTGGATACAGCGGCAGTTTCAACTGCGCGATATCACCACCTTGTGGGTCGATAGCCAGGTCGAGCACATCCGTTTTCACGTGGATGAGGTCTTTGTTGGTGACCACTGGCGTTTCTAGAGGGGCGCTTGTCTCGCCATTCGCGCTGGGAACATCGGCACTCGCGGACGCATTGTTACCCAACGGGGTGTCCGGAATAGCCGGCGCAGCCTGATTGGTAGCAACATTCTGAGTCGGCAGGGCAGCTTGGC is a window of Pseudomonas antarctica DNA encoding:
- the mnmE gene encoding tRNA uridine-5-carboxymethylaminomethyl(34) synthesis GTPase MnmE, yielding MSAPRETIAAVATAQGRGGVGIVRISGPLASVAAQAISGRELKPRYAHYGPFLDADDTVLDEGLALYFPGPNSFTGEDVLELQGHGGPVVLDMLLQRCLQLGCRLARPGEFSERAFLNDKLDLAQAEAIADLIEASSAQAARNALRSLQGAFSMRVHNLTEQLISLRIYVEAAIDFPEEEIDFLADGHVLAMLDKVRDELSTVLREAGQGALLRDGMTVVIAGRPNAGKSSLLNALAGREAAIVTEIAGTTRDILREHIHIDGMPLHVVDTAGLRDTDDQVEKIGVERALKAIGEADRVLLVVDATAPEAVDPFALWPEFLEQRPDPAKVTLIRNKADLTGEAIAMETSEDGHVTISLSAKSAGDGLELLRDHLKACMGYEQTSESSFSARRRHLEALRHASVALEYGRAQLTLAGAGELLAEDLRQAQQLLGEITGAFSSDDLLGRIFSSFCIGK
- the yidC gene encoding membrane protein insertase YidC; the encoded protein is MDIKRTILIVALAIVSYVMVLKWNQDYGQAALPTQNVATNQAAPAIPDTPLGNNASASADVPSANGETSAPLETPVVTNKDLIHVKTDVLDLAIDPQGGDIAQLKLPLYPRRQDHPDVPFQLFDNGGERTYLAQSGLTGTDGPDARATGRPVYSTEQKTYQLADGQNQLNVDLKFSQDGVNYIKRFSFTRGLYDLKVTYLIDNESAKPWTGNLFAQLKRDNSADPSSSTATGTATYLGAALWTSSEPYKKVSMKDIDKGALKETVQGGWVAWLQHYFVTAWIPNKGEANLVQTRKDSQGNYIIGFTGPALTVAPGAKAETSATLYAGPKSQAVLKELSPGLELTVDYGILWFIAQPIFWLLQHIHSIVGNWGFSIILLTMLIKGIFFPLSAASYKSMARMRAVAPKLAALKEQHGDDRQKMSQAMMELYKKEKINPLGGCLPILVQMPVFLSLYWVLLESVEMRQAPFMLWITDLSIKDPFFILPIIMGATMFIQQRLNPTPPDPMQAKVMKMMPIIFTFFFLWFPAGLVLYWVVNNCLSISQQWYITRKIEAATKAAA